Below is a genomic region from Magnetococcales bacterium.
ACGCAGTCTGGCCTTGACCTTTTCGGAAACGTTTTCGGAGGCATGGGGATCGCCCATGGGGGCGCCACTGCAAATTTCGTCCAGAAGTTCCGATGGGTTCTTGTATCCCAACGCCCGTTCCAGGGTATCCTTGAC
It encodes:
- a CDS encoding ribbon-helix-helix protein, CopG family, translating into MAMSVRLDPVLEERVNQEAKRLGMTKSAFVKDTLERALGYKNPSELLDEICSGAPMGDPHASENVSEKVKARLRAKYSY